From Nerophis lumbriciformis linkage group LG09, RoL_Nlum_v2.1, whole genome shotgun sequence, one genomic window encodes:
- the LOC133607521 gene encoding interleukin-1 receptor accessory protein-like isoform X2 has protein sequence MALTSVLKALGSLSLFLANSAPVSENLSPAIIGPEHIQIKAQPGQSLILHCEAVTNSEHDVTLLYWLINGSFPEDIPSNDRITELETATFLDGAIEQRSLLLKNVIFEDLGATFTCVVMNSFGMVYKNVTLTAKTGDCYA, from the exons ATGGCGCTTACATCTGTTCTTAAAG CTCTGGGGTCTTTAAGTCTGTTCCTGGCAAATTCAGCTCCAG TTTCTGAGAATCTTTCACCAGCCATCATTGGACCTGAGCACATTCAAATAAAGGCACAACCAG GGCAGTCATTAATTCTACATTGTGAAGCCGTGACCAACAGTGAGCACGATGTGACGCTCCTCTACTGGCTCATCAACGGCTCATTCCCTGAAGACATTCCCAGCAATGACAGAATAACCGAATTGGAGAC aGCAACATTTTTGGATGGTGCAATTGAGCAGCGGAGTTTGCTGCTAAAGAATGTTATCTTTGAGGACCTCGGCGCCACCTTCACCTGTGTGGTGATGAATagttttggtatggtttacaagaATGTAACGCTCACAGCAAAAACTGGTGACTGTTatgcgtga
- the LOC133607521 gene encoding interleukin-1 receptor accessory protein-like isoform X1, whose protein sequence is MALTSVLKALGSLSLFLANSAPAVSENLSPAIIGPEHIQIKAQPGQSLILHCEAVTNSEHDVTLLYWLINGSFPEDIPSNDRITELETATFLDGAIEQRSLLLKNVIFEDLGATFTCVVMNSFGMVYKNVTLTAKTGDCYA, encoded by the exons ATGGCGCTTACATCTGTTCTTAAAG CTCTGGGGTCTTTAAGTCTGTTCCTGGCAAATTCAGCTCCAG CAGTTTCTGAGAATCTTTCACCAGCCATCATTGGACCTGAGCACATTCAAATAAAGGCACAACCAG GGCAGTCATTAATTCTACATTGTGAAGCCGTGACCAACAGTGAGCACGATGTGACGCTCCTCTACTGGCTCATCAACGGCTCATTCCCTGAAGACATTCCCAGCAATGACAGAATAACCGAATTGGAGAC aGCAACATTTTTGGATGGTGCAATTGAGCAGCGGAGTTTGCTGCTAAAGAATGTTATCTTTGAGGACCTCGGCGCCACCTTCACCTGTGTGGTGATGAATagttttggtatggtttacaagaATGTAACGCTCACAGCAAAAACTGGTGACTGTTatgcgtga
- the rnf121 gene encoding E3 ubiquitin ligase RNF121 — MAGVFEVEVDGVNHDHGLNHHDEPIQFDVSKLSPEEKWRVEHAKMHAKHKNHEAMHAEMVLILIVTLVIAQLVLVQWKQRHPKSYNLVTLFQMWVVPLYFTTKLHWWRFLTTWFIFSVITAYISYRATRKPLACTTPRLVYKWFLLLYKISYATGIVGYTVVMFTLFGINLIFRIKPEDAMDFGVSLLFYGLYYGVLGRDFAEMCADFMASTVGYYSASGMPTKHLSDNVCAVCGQAILVDVSEEGIIENTYRLSCNHVFHEFCIRGWCIVGKKQMCPYCKEKVDLKRVFSNPWERPHVMYGQLLDWLRYLVAWQPVIIGFVQGINYVLGLE; from the exons ATGGCTGGAGTGTTTGAGGTAGAGGTAGATGGTGTAAATCACGACCATGGACTGAACCACCATGACGAACCCATCCAG TTTGACGTGTCCAAGCTCTCCCCGGAAGAGAAGTGGAG GGTGGAGCATGCCAAGATGCACGCCAAACATAAAAACCATGAGGCCATGCATGCAGAGATGGTGCTGATCCTCATCGTCACCCTGGTCATCGCCCAGCTCGTCCTCGTCCAGTGGAAACAGAGACACCCTAAGTCTTACAAT CTGGTGACCCTGTTCCAGATGTGGGTAGTTCCTCTCTACTTTACAACCAAACTTCACTGGTGGAGGTTCCTGACCACGTGGTTTATCTTCTCTGTCATCACAGCATACATTTCTTACCGTGCCACTCGCAAGCCTCTGGCCTGCACGACGCCGAG ATTGGTGTATAAGTGGTTCCTCCTCCTCTACAAGATCAGCTATGCCACAGGAATAGTTGGCTACACCGTTGTCATGTTTACTCTTTTTGGTATCAATCTTATATTCAG GATAAAGCCAGAAGATGCGATGGACTTTGGTGTGTCCCTCCTATTTTACGGACTCTACTACGGTGTCCTAGGCAGGGACTTTGCAGAGATGTGTGCTGACTTTATGGCATCAACAGTTGGG TATTACAGTGCGTCTGGTATGCCAACCAAGCACCTGTCTGATAATGTCTGTGCCGTATGCGGTCAGGCCATCCTTGTTGATGTCAGTGAGGAGGGCATCATTGAGAACACGTACAGGTTATCTTGCAACCATGT GTTTCATGAATTTTGTATAAGAGGTTGGTGCATCGTGGGAAAGAAGCAGATGTGTCCGTACTGCAAAGAGAAGGTGGATCTGAAGAGGGTGTTCAGTAACCC CTGGGAGCGGCCACATGTCATGTATGGACAACTTTTAGACTGGCTACGCTACTTGGTGGCCTGGCAGCCTGTTATTATCGGCTTTGTGCAAGGCATCAACTATGTGCTCGGTCTGGAGTGA